The Desulfobulbaceae bacterium genomic sequence AGCCTCGGCAGATCCCGGCGTCCCGGCAATCCCGGCCCCGGTCACCACCCCGCCCGATAAATGACCTTTTGTTTGTGCTTTCTCCGTTCATGGCCATGGTCATCATCTCTGCTCCAGTCTCGACGGTGGGAGCGATGATGGCCATGACGGTGATGGTCTCTTTCGCGTTCGCGCAGCACGATCGTTCTGGTGATAAAGGCCGGAGGCGGCGGCTCGTCTGCCACCATCACCCATTCGCCGTCCTGCCAGCATGACATCCCATAGATTGTCTCCGCCCTGCCATCAATGGTGGCGAGGATCTCTGTTTCCCGACACATCTCCTGACTCTCTGGCCTGACCACTACCATCCTGGGTTCTCGGTAGACCGTTGAGCGGGCTACCGGTCGGTAGGTTCCATTTTTGTCCATCTCGTTGCCAAGGGCATACCCCAGGACCGATCCCACCGCCGTGCCGATTAGTGTCCCTTTGGTATTCCTGCCCACAGCCTGCCCGATCAGGGCTCCGCCTCCAGCCCCCAGTAGTAATCCGTTGACAGCGTTGCTGTCAGCCCCGGCCTGAACCGTCAGGCTCAAACTCAAGGCCAGTGTCAAACCTGCGATTATTTTTTTCATCGTCGTATCCTTTGGTGGTGAGAATAGAGTAAGCCCTCCTTGTCTCTCGGCAAGGAGGGCTTGTACTTAATAAACATCATGATCTGATGATGCCAGAGTCATGGCATCAAGTTTTTTTGGTGGTTTTCGTGAGTCATTACTCTCCGTCGGGTCCGTTATGGCAGTCGTAGCAGCTCACCTGATGTCCTGCCGCAAATGTTTTGGTGCCGTGGTCTATTGAGAATGATCGGGCGCTGAAGGTCTTGGAGAGCTGGCTTCCGCGATAATCTTTGCCGTGACAGGCGGTACAGTTCTTGGCGTTGCCATCAGCGGCGTCCTGGTGCTTGCTGATCCACTGCTGCCCTATGGTGTGCATGCCGTGGGGGCCGCCGGTTACCGTATTCGGCACGGTGGTATGGCAGACGGTACACTCGGCAATTGTTCCTGCGTGACCCTGTGCCGCGATGCTTTGGACATTATCTTCGGCCCTGAGGGATGGATAGATGGCATGGGTTGCACCATGGCACGCCTCACACTGCAACTGACCGTGCCCCCTGCTGAAGCGGTAGAGATTGGACCCTGCTGCCGGAGTGTTGGCATTAGTCGCAAAGCGGGTATCAACGACTGGAGTGAGGGCGCCGGTGAGAGCGTCAGTTACGGCTTCGGTATACCGCTGGCCGTTTTGGTGGCAGTTCTGACAACTTGGCGCCTGCAGCCATCCTTCTCTGGTGGCAGCGCCCACGGCGCTGATGGAGCCATGACAGCTTTGGCACTGCATCAGAGTGTTTCCCTTGGCATCGGTGGCCTTGCCCATCGCTCCTCTGAGGCACTGGGTTGAAGAGCCAGGATGGCAGGTATAGCAGGCGGTACGATTGGTACTGCTGTTGAGCGATTCGCCGTTGGACGGATCGAGCACGTCGGCATGGAGGGAGTGAATCGCAGTCGTCAGCGGAGGGATGCCGCTAAAGCCGCTGGTGCCGAGGGCATTGCTTTTGTGGCAGATGGCGCAGAGGATCGGGGTGCCGCTCTGGGCGGTGGCGAGCAGTGAACCGGTGTAGTCATAGCCGAGCTGCTTGAGATCGTTGAGATAGGGTGATATGTCATTCTGTTCATCATGGAGCTTCAGGATGTTGAGTTTGTAATCTTTTTCCGCATTAGGGTCATTCTCCCAGCCACTGGCGGGCATGGCGGCGCTGTAGCCGGAGGTTGAGCCATGACACTTCTTGCAATCCATCTCATCGCTGACCGGCAGCACCGTTGTTGTGGTGGCAAGGATCGCGCCGGACAGGGTCTCCCTGGCGACAACCTTGACCATCGGGTAGTGGTTGTAGGTGCCGTCGTCATTTTGGGGTGAGGTTGGTATCCCTTCGGCAATCCACCAATCATGTTCTGCGTTATAGGTCATCGGCTGGGGGGTCGTGCTCTGGACGGCATTGTTTTTGAGTCCCATATCCGGGGAAAGGGTAACGCCGAACAGAGCGCCCACATGCTCCCAGAAATTGGTCTTAGTGCTGCTGATTGTATTCCATTTGCCGGCAAAAGAAGGTTCCGCTTCATAGGTGATCGTTACTCCCGAGACAACCCGTGATGCGGTGCCGTTTCCTTTCTTGACTAGCTGGGCGACAAGGTTGTTGTAGGGAGGCAAAATTGAAAAGACTGAATAGTCGTTGCCGTCCATGCAGTGCATTCCCAGATCGTTCCACGCTAGAAGCTGATAATTGCCATTGGTAGAGGTTGAACTCCCGCCGGTGTTTCCAGTTCCCCCCGTGTTTCCAGGAGTTCGGCGTAGTTTGATGCTTCCGCCTTGACCCGGTTTTACGTTAACCCAGAATCCTTGGCCAGGGGAGAGGGTGGTGAGTGGGATAAAGCCCTTGGATCTGGCGTAGGCCCCTGGGGTGGATTCTCCGGCAATAAAGACCGACCAGGTGGTGCCGGTCCATTGCCAGACTGATGAGTATTTATGGGTATTGGTGGCGGAAGTGTTGGCGTTGAACACCTCCGAGACATTAACCGGAGTGTTGACGCCTTTGAGGTTCCAGCTGTCGGCAAGGGTGAGGGTGGTGTCAGTGGTGGCGCTGCCGGTGATGGTAACAGTTTGTTTGGTCTTGCTGTTGATCCAGAAGCCTTCGCCGGCGCTGATTGTGTGCAGGGGTAAGAAGCCATTGGGTTGAGGGGGAGCGCTACTGGTCACAAAAGAGTTCCATTGGCCGGTGTTGGAGTTCCAGGTCCAGACTGAGGCGAATTTTTGGGGATTGCCAAAGGTGGTGGCGACATTGCTCACCGGCGTGGTGGAACTGACCAAGTTCCAGCCGGCATTCAAGGTCAGAGTGGTATCGGCCATGGCTGCTGGGATCGTTCCCAGGGTGATTAGTGTTGCGGTGCTGAGAATTAGTGATTTGTGCATTATTCCTCCATGTAACAAAGTATGTGTTTACCCTATTTGGGGCTCAAAGCGTATGAAGCCAGCAAGACAGCAAACACTGTGCCACTTGGATTTGTCTTGTTTAATTCATTGATTTTTCGTTGTTATTTATTGATTAAGTGTGGTGATAACGTGCGTTTTAGGTCTCGGTGCCAAAAGGTTGTCGGTTAAAGGAGACAACAGAGAGTACTGCGGGAAAGGTGGCGGAGTTATTAAGGGAATAACTACCTGTAAACATGTTAAATATTTAACATCATCCCAGTGTCGCTATTGTGCGACAGAGGGCCGCGCCAACGAGGATGCGCCGCTGGTGGCGCGGGTGGTTTAAAGGCCCACCAGTTTTGCCATGTCGGCGATTAACACTTTGGACCCAACCCCTTCGAATAAGATCTTTACCTTGCCCTGCCGCCGGTTTGGCACTGCCGTGACCACACCGGTGCCAAAGGTCTGGTGATGGACCATTAAACCCTCTGCCAGTTCTTCGATCTTCAGAAATCCGTCCTTGCCGGCGCCAGTTACCTTTTTGTCGCGGGTTGGACCTTTAACTCTGGGCAGCGGTGAATCGATGGCGGCGAGGTAAGCGTTGGCTACCTTATAGTCAACGGCGGAGAGCTGTGAACTCGGTGGGTGTTGAGGTGTGGCGGGAGGGATCTCCATATCCTTATGATTGGTTGGAGAAGAGAGATCGGCATCAATCGCGTCTCCGAGTCTTCCGCTGAGCCGGAGATTGGATTCA encodes the following:
- a CDS encoding glycine zipper 2TM domain-containing protein, producing MKKIIAGLTLALSLSLTVQAGADSNAVNGLLLGAGGGALIGQAVGRNTKGTLIGTAVGSVLGYALGNEMDKNGTYRPVARSTVYREPRMVVVRPESQEMCRETEILATIDGRAETIYGMSCWQDGEWVMVADEPPPPAFITRTIVLRERERDHHRHGHHRSHRRDWSRDDDHGHERRKHKQKVIYRAGW